One Podospora pseudopauciseta strain CBS 411.78 chromosome 4, whole genome shotgun sequence genomic window, TATGTTGACGACATGTTTCACGGCTGTTGAATCTGCGCAAAACTCTCTCGAGGCGCGCTGGCCAAAGATGAGTCTTCTTGCACGCCCGCCATGAAGTACTTGAGGAAAAACAATTCCCTGCGCGAGATCAGACGTCTCACTCGAGCGATAAGACACAAGATTGATGATCTTGCGGATAAGACCGCACAACTCCCAAGCAGTCTGCAGCTGATGGTGAATTTCAAATGGCATCTCCTCAAGCCGAATTCACTGCCCTCTTGCCATTCATGGAAACCCTCAAGTCAGACCTGATATTGGCTCAGAATACCTTGAAGCTGGAGTCCCTCTTTGCAAGACTGGAAACCGGAAAGGAAGAATATGCACGGGCACTGAGGGGTGAAATGATGTTCATTGAGGAAGACATGTATGTTCCTCCCACCCATCTATTTCTCACTGTCGGGCCGGTTACTAACGAAAAGGATATCCAACAGCAGAGAAATAGAAAGGTCATATGGCTCAGTTGGTTTCCATGATCCATGACACTCAAGAGCATCCTGATATTACCGAcgcgaggaagaggcggagTGTCAGCCAGAATCAAGTCCTGGCGTTTTTAGCAGATTCCATGATTGCAAAGGGCACTATGCCAGGGTCCCCGCCGCCAAGAGACTACAGAATTCCAAAGCAACCAGTTCTAGATCCCGGGCATCGGTCAGGGCACCGCGCAAACAATACCTATAACCACATCCCGCATCGATACGGAGACATGGAGGTATCGCCACCGTCATCAGggccaacaacaccgcccTCGTCCgagccaccaacaccgagcTCAACCAGCTCCCAAATGATATCACCCCGGAGAAAAGACCCATATCAGTCCAGCTCCTCACGACTCCATACCGAATATCCAGAAACTTTATCGAGAGAAGAAGCTTGTTCCATCCCTGCGAAtctgcctcctccgcccaAAAGAATTCCCTCAGCAGCACGACCATCACGGAAGGACAACATATCTAGCATACAAAACGACCCATCTTCTCAAATAGACGTGAAATCCAGCGTTTCACGGCAAGTGGAAGACAAGCGAAAGACAGTGGCAGTGAAAGAGAAACGCGAGACAACAGCATCCAGCTCAAAGTCCACCCCAACAAAGCTCAGGTTACAATTCGAACTGGAATCACCACACACCCAAATCCTCACTTCCCGCCACCGCGCCAACAAGCCTGTCTATGGCCACATTAGTAACCAGACTGAGAAATACCTCCAGAATGCACACCTCCACTCAGATAGAaagatcaacaccatctcggTGGACCTGGCAGAACAACTGGGGTGGCGACCAGACAGCAGTCAGAAGAGAAAACCGCTGTATACCGCGTATGGAGAGGATGCAACGGTAGACGTGGTAGGCGCAGTTGAGTTTGCAATTGTAATTCCCGGAAGGGTGGAACTTCGGAAGGAGTTTGATTTTCAAGTGTGCGAAAGGGGTCGTGGAGTTGTTTTACCtgattttgggggtggaagtTCAAGAGTGGTTGATGCGCTGGGGTGAGGAGCAAGCTAAGGCACGGGCATGATATCGAACGGGGCCGGGCATGAAGAAGGTGGGCGCAGCAACAAGTTGGAGGGAGAGAAGACTCAGAAGATGAGgaaggtgggtggtgataaTGTTGGTAAGGGGCACGTGAGAGGTCCAAAGGCCGGAAACACATCAGGTCAGCAAAGGAAATAGCTAGGATGGGTTGAAATGGAGAAACGATGCCGCTTAtagggaaggaaaaggacaGATCGGAAGTGGGTGCACTTGGGGTAACAAAACAAGTACGTTGTCTAACAAAATTAAACAATATCCACCACTGTCTTGACCGCCTCTCCGAATAACACTTCCCTCTCGGCAAACACCAACCCTATTCTAGTATAttcctcaacaccatccgTGGTGATTCCCGTGGCTCGCAGTGCCAATGCTGCTGTCGTGACGCGTTGAGTGCCGACCAACTTCAAGTCTTCGTCGCCCGACGTGTCCTCGTCCGCAAACGCAACCAACAAACAGTGAAAGTGTTTGTATGGGAAAATGTATATTTCACCGTCGGCATGGCGGTCGACCAGACTGTCGAGATGTATCCGAAGCTTGTGCTCTTCGCCCGAGCTACTTGTCCTGAAAAATTCAAAAATATGGCCGCGATCAGAGGGAGTCATCTCCCTTTCAACCCCATTTACACGGGCTAACATTCCGTTGACCCGGAGCTGTCCATAGCTCACGCCTCCCATTGGATCAGGCCCAGTATGTTCAACCTTGATGTCCATGATTTCAAGTGGAAACTTCCACTCTGTACATATCTTACGTGGGCCCTCGTCATCGTACACAGCAAAGCCAGGCTGATGGCTTTGGGCAAAGCGAACTTGCAGGTGGTCATCCCGAAGGCAAGCCCAGGACCAGGAGGGGGCAATATATCCGTCTCTTTGGTGTAAACGATGCGTGTATCTGAGAGTACGGTTGACACGCCAAACGCTGTACCATGCAATGGCGCGCTGGATAGTGCCTTCCCATAACCCAGCATAGTACTTGGGTTGCTGTAAACAAAGGTTCGCCTCGGGACCTTCAGCACACATGGCCCAGACTTTCTTTGCCATGCCAGAAAGTGCTGGAAGCCGGTCGGAAGGAAAGGTGAACTGGCAACCAGAGTAAAAAACAGCCAAATCGTACCAGGAGTTGTGGAGCTGCTGTTCGGCTGATTGCTCTGATAGCCAACGCTGGCTGAGGAGTTCCTCACCCGGAAGACGTGGCCATCCAATGCGGTTGCTCAACTTTTCTGTTTGAAATTCATTGGCGCTGAGCTCGGCACACTCCCAGAAAACGGCATGTACTGTGAAGTGAAGAATTCTCGGTGACATGGCGCGTTCCTGCATGGCCCACCCACGCGATGTCAAGGGCCCCTTACTGATGCACGAGATCCAGCTGGGGAGCGATGGTTCAATCACCAATGACTCCGGCTGACCAGTTTGGGTGTGACGCTGTATTGTGTAGGTGTTTGCCGGGTAGTCGAGGCCCGGTCTGTCCAAGAACAAGCCCTCGTCTGATGACAATGAGCCCGTGGCGGCCAGCGTGCACAAGGAGCCGGTGTAATACCGGCCAAAGTTGGCACATTCCAACGCCCAATCTGCTTTATGAGTATGGTCGTCTGAGGCATCGTTGCTTTGCTGAATTATACAGAGAGCATCA contains:
- a CDS encoding hypothetical protein (antiSMASH:Cluster_4); its protein translation is MAQLVSMIHDTQEHPDITDARKRRSVSQNQVLAFLADSMIAKGTMPGSPPPRDYRIPKQPVLDPGHRSGHRANNTYNHIPHRYGDMEVSPPSSGPTTPPSSEPPTPSSTSSQMISPRRKDPYQSSSSRLHTEYPETLSREEACSIPANLPPPPKRIPSAARPSRKDNISSIQNDPSSQIDVKSSVSRQVEDKRKTVAVKEKRETTASSSKSTPTKLRLQFELESPHTQILTSRHRANKPVYGHISNQTEKYLQNAHLHSDRKINTISVDLAEQLGWRPDSSQKRKPLYTAYGEDATVDVVGAVEFAIVIPGRVELRKEFDFQVCERGRGVVLPDFGGGSSRVVDALG
- a CDS encoding hypothetical protein (EggNog:ENOG503PD7Q; COG:S; antiSMASH:Cluster_4); its protein translation is MSSEPSLCTACKGLVHRLATEPRTEPEDYAVVAESFLKLEDSCAAGCPLCRLIRQKLVHDAFTTTKSFQDFRSVSAPIHVEFDENTIWVYSPAQDELGYTVQATLYRRPEEKSDDGVDDFRLNPKREIDDTENGMIHSLQNDEGLEAVAAIARDWISNCLNRHMRCSMLATLDQSGHRAVPILPTRVIDVGGKPGAPKPRLVVQDGTPIQAEYFTLSYSWGGGVAAGTKLTPSNLETMQQGIDMASLPKTIQDAIIFTKKMGLVRYLWVDALCIIQQSNDASDDHTHKADWALECANFGRYYTGSLCTLAATGSLSSDEGLFLDRPGLDYPANTYTIQRHTQTGQPESLVIEPSLPSWISCISKGPLTSRGWAMQERAMSPRILHFTVHAVFWECAELSANEFQTEKLSNRIGWPRLPGEELLSQRWLSEQSAEQQLHNSWYDLAVFYSGCQFTFPSDRLPALSGMAKKVWAMCAEGPEANLCLQQPKYYAGLWEGTIQRAIAWYSVWRVNRTLRYTHRLHQRDGYIAPSWSWACLRDDHLQVRFAQSHQPGFAVYDDEGPRKICTEWKFPLEIMDIKVEHTGPDPMGGVSYGQLRVNGMLARVNGVEREMTPSDRGHIFEFFRTSSSGEEHKLRIHLDSLVDRHADGEIYIFPYKHFHCLLVAFADEDTSGDEDLKLVGTQRVTTAALALRATGITTDGVEEYTRIGLVFAEREVLFGEAVKTVVDIV